In Aeromicrobium marinum DSM 15272, one genomic interval encodes:
- a CDS encoding HU family DNA-binding protein produces MAISRSDLVSALAEKAGTTKTEADAVLSALSDVLLDSVGKGEKVSIPGILSVERVSRAARTGRNPSTGETIEIPAGFGVKVSAGSKLKAAAK; encoded by the coding sequence GTGGCCATTTCCCGAAGCGACCTCGTCTCGGCCCTCGCCGAGAAGGCCGGCACCACGAAGACCGAAGCCGACGCGGTCCTGTCCGCCCTGAGCGACGTCCTGCTCGACTCGGTCGGCAAGGGCGAGAAGGTCTCCATCCCGGGCATCCTCTCCGTCGAGCGTGTCTCGCGCGCCGCGCGTACGGGTCGTAACCCGTCCACCGGCGAGACCATCGAGATCCCCGCGGGCTTCGGCGTGAAGGTCAGCGCCGGCTCGAAGCTCAAGGCTGCCGCCAAGTAG
- a CDS encoding MFS transporter — protein sequence MTTTTRDLTPTRATARDWLALAVLMLPVLLVSVDNTVLSFALPEISTELRPTGSQLLWIVDVYALMLAGLLIAMGSLGDRIGRRRLLLVGAAGFGAASVVAAFSPSAEALLVARAMLGFFGAMLMPSTLSLIRNVFLHPHDRRLAIATWAAMFSGGAALGPILGGVLLEHFWWGSVFLINAPVVLVFVPLAVVLLPESRDPRPGPVDLPSIVLSLLAMLPVVYGIKHLAKAGVDDVTLLSFGVGLGCAVLFVRRQQRLASPMVDVTLFTDPVFSGAIVANLLSLMGLAGFLFFGAQLLQLVLGLSPLASALVLLPGLVVTVAGGFMAVRLVRVVPVRVLVSLSFVASSIGYAIAAFTGQPTVTSVLVAFAVMGLGIGIAETLTNDLVLSSVPPHKAGAASAISETAYEVGAVLGTAVLGSVLTATYRGHLQVPPMFATDSAAYETLGSTLEQASRLSAHLGGPLAESAREAFDLGVQRASGVAIVVALLAAAVSWRTLANAPR from the coding sequence ATGACCACCACCACCCGCGACCTCACCCCGACCCGCGCCACGGCCCGCGACTGGCTGGCCCTCGCCGTCCTGATGCTGCCCGTGCTGCTGGTGTCGGTCGACAACACCGTCCTGAGCTTCGCGCTCCCCGAGATCAGCACCGAGCTGCGACCGACCGGCTCGCAGCTGCTGTGGATCGTGGACGTCTACGCGCTCATGCTCGCCGGTCTGCTGATCGCGATGGGCAGTCTCGGCGACCGGATCGGTCGCCGCCGGCTGCTGCTCGTGGGCGCTGCCGGCTTCGGTGCCGCGTCGGTGGTGGCCGCGTTCAGCCCGAGCGCCGAGGCCCTGCTGGTCGCCCGGGCGATGCTCGGCTTCTTCGGCGCGATGCTCATGCCGTCGACGCTCTCGCTGATCCGCAACGTGTTCCTGCACCCCCACGACCGCCGGCTCGCGATCGCGACGTGGGCTGCGATGTTCTCCGGCGGCGCCGCCCTCGGTCCGATCCTGGGCGGCGTGCTGCTCGAGCACTTCTGGTGGGGCTCGGTCTTCCTCATCAACGCACCGGTGGTGCTCGTGTTCGTGCCGCTCGCCGTGGTGCTGCTCCCGGAGTCGCGCGACCCGCGCCCCGGACCGGTCGACCTGCCGTCGATCGTGCTGTCGCTGTTGGCGATGCTGCCGGTCGTGTACGGCATCAAGCACCTCGCCAAGGCCGGTGTCGACGACGTCACGCTGCTCTCCTTCGGCGTCGGCCTGGGATGTGCGGTGCTGTTCGTGCGCCGTCAGCAGCGGCTCGCGTCGCCGATGGTCGACGTCACGCTGTTCACCGACCCGGTCTTCAGCGGGGCGATCGTGGCGAACCTTCTGAGCCTGATGGGTCTGGCCGGGTTCCTGTTCTTCGGCGCACAGCTGCTGCAGCTCGTCCTCGGTCTGTCGCCGCTGGCGTCGGCCCTGGTCCTGCTGCCCGGTCTGGTCGTCACGGTGGCAGGCGGCTTCATGGCGGTCCGGCTGGTGCGGGTCGTCCCGGTGCGGGTGCTGGTCAGCCTCAGCTTCGTGGCCTCCTCGATCGGGTACGCGATCGCCGCGTTCACCGGGCAGCCCACGGTCACCAGCGTGCTCGTGGCCTTCGCCGTGATGGGACTCGGCATCGGGATCGCCGAGACGCTCACGAACGACCTCGTCCTCAGCAGCGTGCCGCCCCACAAGGCCGGTGCCGCGTCGGCGATCTCCGAGACCGCGTACGAGGTCGGGGCCGTGCTGGGCACGGCCGTGCTCGGCAGCGTGCTCACCGCCACCTACCGCGGCCACCTGCAGGTGCCGCCGATGTTCGCCACCGACAGCGCCGCCTACGAGACGCTCGGCAGCACCCTCGAGCAGGCGTCGCGCCTCTCGGCCCACCTGGGCGGGCCGCTCGCGGAGTCCGCGCGGGAGGCGTTCGACCTCGGGGTGCAACGAGCCTCGGGCGTCGCGATCGTGGTGGCGCTGCTGGCCGCCGCCGTCTCGTGGCGGACCCTCGCGAACGCCCCCCGGTGA
- a CDS encoding phosphotransferase, with the protein MEIGRVPARGSAFSRVVGGAAWRAEAEQWIELSLHSHGRTLTGPITQPRIRPWSTQLVVDTDRGRWWFKATCPSMAFEAGLHAVLAGLAPDRVDMPVAVDAARGWILTTDRGATLGDGAEPDTEQWCRVVRSAAALQQTFTRHGPELLAAGLPDCRPQRVLGRFDRLVEVLSGLPTDHPSHASAAVVGDLTAARPRLARAVETLEASVLPVTWQHGDLHPWNVLEAGGDLRLFDFGDGQWAHAAEILGVPRGWITERDDVEWAPVEAAYCAAWDLTPADLADDLAAAALTHPVHRALTWWNCLLDATAEEWQQWGEAPLYHLCGVIEGAA; encoded by the coding sequence GTGGAGATCGGACGGGTGCCGGCACGAGGGTCGGCCTTCTCCCGCGTCGTCGGAGGGGCTGCCTGGCGGGCCGAGGCCGAGCAGTGGATCGAGCTGAGCCTCCACTCCCACGGACGCACGCTGACCGGTCCGATCACCCAGCCGCGGATCCGACCGTGGTCGACCCAGCTGGTGGTCGACACCGACCGAGGGCGCTGGTGGTTCAAGGCGACCTGCCCGTCGATGGCCTTCGAGGCCGGGCTCCACGCGGTGCTGGCCGGGCTCGCACCGGACCGGGTCGACATGCCGGTCGCGGTGGACGCGGCCCGCGGCTGGATCCTCACGACCGACCGGGGGGCGACGCTGGGCGACGGAGCCGAGCCGGACACCGAGCAGTGGTGCCGGGTGGTCCGGTCGGCTGCGGCGCTGCAGCAGACCTTCACCCGTCACGGTCCCGAGCTGCTGGCCGCCGGCCTGCCCGACTGCCGACCCCAGCGGGTGCTGGGCCGTTTCGACCGGTTGGTCGAGGTGCTCAGCGGGCTCCCCACCGATCACCCCAGTCACGCCTCGGCCGCCGTGGTCGGCGACCTCACGGCGGCACGGCCGCGTCTGGCGCGTGCGGTCGAAACGCTCGAGGCGTCGGTGCTGCCGGTCACCTGGCAGCACGGCGACCTGCACCCGTGGAACGTCCTCGAGGCGGGCGGCGACCTGCGGCTGTTCGACTTCGGCGACGGCCAGTGGGCCCATGCCGCTGAGATCCTCGGGGTGCCGCGGGGCTGGATCACCGAGCGCGACGACGTCGAGTGGGCACCGGTCGAGGCCGCCTATTGCGCGGCGTGGGACCTGACGCCGGCCGACCTGGCCGACGACCTCGCCGCTGCGGCGCTGACCCACCCGGTCCACCGGGCGCTCACGTGGTGGAACTGTCTGCTCGACGCGACGGCCGAGGAGTGGCAGCAGTGGGGCGAGGCGCCGCTCTACCACCTCTGCGGGGTGATCGAGGGTGCCGCCTGA
- a CDS encoding carboxyl transferase domain-containing protein codes for MTTPPSTTADLHALVGDLHERLARARLGGPEASRERHVGRGKLLARDRIDRLLDPGSPFLEIGALAATGMYTDDDGRDTVPSAGIVTGIGRVEGRDCVVVANDATVKGGTYYGITVKKHLRAQTVARENRLPCIYLVDSGGAFLPEQDDVFPDQHHFGRIFYNQATMSSEGIPQIAAVMGSCTAGGAYVPAMSDETVIVREQGTIFLAGPPLVKAATGEVVSAEDLGGGEVHARRSGVVDHLAEDDVEALDIVRSIVATLPRLEVEPPEEPVPPRLDGSGLVDVVPPDNRTPYDVREVIRRIVDDSRLHEFKPLYGDTLVTGFAHIWGFPVAIVANNGILFGESAVKGAHFVQLADQRGIPLVFLQNIAGFMVGRDAENAGIAKDGAKMVTAVATCRVPKFTVVIGGSHGAGNYGMCGRAYDPRFLWMWPNARISVMGPEQAAAVLATVRRDGIESRGGTWSAEEEAAFKAPVLEQFTEQSSPYYSTARLWDDGVIDPADTRRVLGTGLQVAARTPTPDGRFGLFRM; via the coding sequence GTGACGACTCCCCCCTCCACGACGGCCGACCTGCACGCGCTCGTCGGTGACCTGCACGAGCGCCTCGCCCGTGCCCGCCTCGGTGGGCCCGAGGCGTCCCGTGAGCGGCACGTCGGCCGCGGCAAGCTGCTGGCCCGCGACCGGATCGACCGCCTGCTCGACCCGGGCTCGCCCTTCCTGGAGATCGGCGCGCTCGCCGCCACCGGCATGTACACCGACGACGACGGTCGCGACACGGTCCCGAGCGCGGGCATCGTCACCGGCATCGGTCGGGTGGAGGGCCGCGACTGCGTCGTCGTCGCCAACGACGCGACCGTCAAGGGCGGCACGTACTACGGCATCACGGTCAAGAAGCACCTGAGGGCGCAGACGGTGGCCCGCGAGAACCGGCTGCCGTGCATCTACCTGGTCGACTCCGGCGGCGCGTTCCTGCCCGAGCAGGACGACGTGTTCCCCGACCAGCACCACTTCGGCCGGATCTTCTACAACCAGGCCACCATGTCGTCGGAGGGCATCCCGCAGATCGCCGCGGTCATGGGGTCCTGCACCGCCGGTGGGGCCTACGTCCCCGCGATGAGTGACGAGACGGTCATCGTCCGCGAGCAGGGCACCATCTTCCTGGCTGGACCTCCGCTGGTGAAGGCCGCGACCGGCGAGGTCGTGAGTGCCGAGGACCTCGGCGGTGGTGAGGTGCACGCCCGCCGCTCGGGGGTCGTCGACCACCTGGCCGAGGACGACGTGGAGGCGCTGGACATCGTGCGCTCGATCGTGGCCACCCTGCCGCGGCTCGAGGTCGAGCCGCCCGAGGAGCCGGTCCCGCCGCGACTGGACGGGTCGGGCCTCGTGGACGTGGTGCCCCCGGACAACCGCACGCCGTACGACGTCCGCGAGGTGATCCGGCGCATCGTCGACGACTCCCGGCTGCACGAGTTCAAGCCGCTCTACGGAGACACCCTGGTGACCGGGTTCGCGCACATCTGGGGCTTCCCGGTCGCGATCGTGGCCAACAACGGCATCCTGTTCGGGGAGTCCGCCGTCAAGGGGGCGCACTTCGTGCAGCTGGCCGACCAGCGCGGCATCCCGCTCGTGTTCCTGCAGAACATCGCCGGATTCATGGTCGGTCGCGACGCCGAGAACGCCGGCATCGCCAAGGACGGGGCGAAGATGGTGACGGCCGTCGCCACCTGCCGGGTGCCGAAGTTCACCGTCGTGATCGGTGGGTCCCACGGCGCCGGCAACTACGGCATGTGCGGCCGGGCGTACGACCCCCGGTTCCTGTGGATGTGGCCCAACGCCCGCATCTCGGTCATGGGACCCGAGCAAGCCGCCGCCGTGCTCGCGACCGTCCGTCGCGACGGCATCGAGTCGCGGGGCGGCACGTGGTCGGCCGAGGAGGAGGCGGCGTTCAAGGCGCCGGTGCTCGAGCAGTTCACCGAGCAGAGCTCGCCGTACTACTCCACCGCCCGGCTCTGGGACGACGGTGTGATCGACCCCGCCGACACCCGACGGGTGCTCGGCACGGGCCTGCAGGTCGCGGCCCGGACCCCCACCCCCGATGGCCGCTTCGGCCTGTTCAGGATGTGA
- a CDS encoding TetR/AcrR family transcriptional regulator, translating to MTGDRSTRDRLLDAFETLVVGAGSRSATLDAVAAEAGVSKGGLLYHFHSKDDLVEGMLDRLRAQGEDDTVRMRQAPNGPVDFYLETSVDSGSDFDRALIATARIAQESDPRASAALADLREAWFGVLQEHLGDDSLARTIQLIGDGLYFDDTTGLADARALDHVRAVLRRLDVL from the coding sequence ATGACCGGCGATCGATCGACGCGAGACCGGTTGCTCGACGCGTTCGAGACGCTCGTGGTCGGCGCCGGCAGTCGCAGTGCGACGCTCGACGCCGTGGCGGCGGAGGCCGGTGTCTCCAAGGGCGGCCTGCTCTACCACTTCCACAGCAAGGACGACCTGGTCGAGGGCATGCTCGATCGGCTGCGCGCCCAGGGCGAGGACGACACCGTCCGCATGCGTCAGGCCCCGAACGGGCCCGTCGACTTCTACCTCGAGACGTCCGTCGACTCCGGCAGCGACTTCGACCGGGCCCTCATCGCCACGGCACGCATCGCGCAGGAGAGCGACCCCCGCGCCTCGGCCGCCCTGGCGGACCTGCGGGAGGCGTGGTTCGGCGTGCTGCAGGAGCACCTCGGTGACGATTCGTTGGCGCGGACCATCCAGCTGATCGGGGACGGGCTGTACTTCGACGACACCACCGGTCTGGCCGACGCCCGCGCGCTCGACCACGTGCGGGCCGTGCTCCGCCGGCTCGACGTGCTCTGA
- a CDS encoding hydroxymethylglutaryl-CoA lyase codes for MSEAAGDDLPAVVPAPDLPAAVTVYEVGPRDGLQNESSIVPLEVKVEFVERLVAAGLPVVEATSFVHPRWVPQLADAAELVARLPLAGPVPLPVLVPNDRGLDRAIEAGCTHVAVFASATETFAHRNLNTDLDGQMAMIEPVARRAREAGLDVRAYVSMCFGDPWEGRVDPDQVVAVGRRLLDLGASQLSIGDTIGVGTPGAVTDLVGRFTAAGTPVDRLALHFHDTYGQALANALAGLRAGVTTFDASAGGLGGCPYAQSATGNLATEDLVWMLTGLGIDHGVDLGRLVATSTWMAARLGRTSPSAVVRALG; via the coding sequence ATGAGTGAGGCGGCGGGCGACGACCTGCCCGCGGTCGTCCCGGCGCCCGACCTGCCCGCGGCCGTGACCGTGTACGAGGTCGGCCCCCGCGACGGCCTGCAGAACGAGTCGTCGATCGTCCCGCTCGAGGTCAAGGTCGAGTTCGTCGAACGGCTCGTCGCGGCCGGGCTGCCGGTCGTCGAGGCCACGAGCTTCGTCCACCCCCGGTGGGTACCGCAGCTGGCGGACGCCGCCGAGCTGGTGGCGCGGCTGCCACTCGCCGGACCCGTTCCCCTGCCGGTGCTCGTGCCGAACGACCGTGGCCTCGACCGGGCGATCGAGGCGGGCTGCACCCACGTGGCGGTGTTCGCGAGCGCCACCGAGACGTTCGCGCACCGCAACCTCAACACCGACCTCGACGGGCAGATGGCGATGATCGAGCCGGTGGCGCGACGCGCCCGCGAGGCCGGTCTCGACGTGCGGGCCTACGTCTCGATGTGCTTCGGCGACCCGTGGGAGGGCCGGGTCGATCCCGACCAGGTCGTGGCCGTCGGTCGCCGCCTGCTCGACCTCGGTGCGTCGCAGCTGTCGATCGGGGACACCATCGGCGTGGGGACCCCGGGCGCCGTGACGGACCTCGTCGGCCGTTTCACCGCCGCCGGCACACCGGTCGACCGGCTGGCGCTGCACTTCCACGACACCTACGGGCAGGCCCTCGCCAACGCCCTGGCCGGGCTCCGGGCCGGCGTGACCACGTTCGACGCCTCGGCGGGCGGTCTCGGTGGCTGCCCCTACGCGCAGAGCGCCACCGGCAACCTGGCCACCGAGGACCTGGTGTGGATGCTGACCGGCCTGGGCATCGACCACGGCGTCGACCTCGGCCGGCTGGTCGCCACCAGCACGTGGATGGCGGCGCGACTCGGCCGCACGAGCCCGAGCGCCGTGGTGCGCGCACTGGGTTGA
- the aat gene encoding leucyl/phenylalanyl-tRNA--protein transferase, which translates to MWDFDASRWPDDDCVAVGADLAPSTIVAAYRAGAFPMPDGRDLLWWSPMRRGILRPDDVHESRSLRRSMRRFTTTVDTAFTEVIDACADPSRPGAWIDRRVRDAYVRLHSLGWAHSIEVRDADDGALVGGLYGLSVGRLFAGESMFHRRTDASKAAMVHLAEVVGDGLVDVQWSTPHLASMGVVEIGRADYLDLLPSLVDDPGPTAWA; encoded by the coding sequence GTGTGGGACTTCGACGCGTCGCGCTGGCCCGACGACGACTGCGTCGCCGTCGGCGCCGATCTCGCCCCGTCCACGATCGTCGCCGCCTACCGTGCCGGGGCCTTCCCGATGCCGGACGGGCGCGACCTGCTGTGGTGGTCGCCGATGCGGCGCGGGATCCTGCGTCCCGACGACGTGCACGAGTCGCGGTCCCTGCGGCGCTCCATGCGACGGTTCACGACCACGGTCGACACCGCGTTCACCGAGGTCATCGACGCGTGTGCCGACCCGAGCCGGCCCGGAGCGTGGATCGACCGCCGCGTCCGCGACGCCTACGTCCGGCTGCACTCGCTCGGGTGGGCGCACTCGATCGAGGTCCGCGACGCCGACGACGGTGCACTGGTGGGCGGTCTGTACGGCCTGTCGGTCGGCCGGCTGTTCGCCGGCGAGTCGATGTTCCACCGTCGGACCGATGCGTCGAAGGCTGCGATGGTCCACCTCGCGGAGGTGGTGGGCGACGGACTCGTGGACGTGCAGTGGAGCACACCGCACCTGGCCTCGATGGGGGTCGTCGAGATCGGCCGGGCGGACTACCTCGACCTGCTGCCGAGCCTCGTCGACGACCCCGGCCCGACCGCGTGGGCGTGA
- a CDS encoding acetyl/propionyl/methylcrotonyl-CoA carboxylase subunit alpha, producing the protein MTLSRVLVANRGEIARRVLRACREERIGTVAVFTPADASATFVTEADVAVEVDSYLDIDAIVAAAVRHGADAVNPGYGFLAERAAFARAVTDAGLVFVGPSADVIEALGRKDHARAIAERAGVPVMPHHDAGAVPAYAYPVLVKAAAGGGGKGMRIVRSADELPAAIEAAGREAASAFGDDTLLVEAYVEHGRHVEVQVFGDSRGQVVHLFDRDCSAQRRHQKVVEEAPAPDLDPELRRQLHESSVALCREVGYVGAGTVEFLVAPAADGTSRAYFLEMNTRLQVEHPVTEAVTGVDLVRWQLDVAAGYPLALTQDEITVRGHAVEVRIYAEDPYAGFLPQTGRVEQLRWPLGARVEADLVPGREVGTAYDPMLAKLIVSGPDREQARRQMVRALDDLVLTGVVTNTGFLRRFVAGAEFTAGPVDTGWLDRSDAAELLTRPEAPDEVVRAAAIAWSAGQARGGGPLGTADGWRVGGPPTAARVDLVDAAGDAHRVEVPSGSGTGLRTFVGTDVVVSHEAQTWRFARPDPMRGDRRAAAAVADVTAPMPGTVLAIDVEVGDRVTGGARVAVVEAMKMEIALTAPYDGVVSHVGSEPGRQVPLGHVLVTVDPDE; encoded by the coding sequence ATGACCCTCTCCCGAGTGCTGGTCGCCAATCGCGGCGAGATCGCCCGCCGGGTGCTGCGTGCGTGCCGCGAGGAGCGGATCGGCACGGTGGCGGTGTTCACCCCCGCCGATGCTTCTGCCACCTTCGTGACCGAGGCCGACGTCGCGGTCGAGGTCGACTCCTACCTCGACATCGACGCGATCGTCGCCGCCGCGGTCCGGCACGGCGCCGACGCGGTGAACCCCGGGTACGGCTTCCTCGCCGAGCGGGCGGCCTTCGCCCGGGCGGTCACGGACGCCGGACTGGTGTTCGTCGGACCTTCTGCCGACGTCATCGAGGCCCTGGGCCGCAAGGACCACGCCCGAGCCATCGCCGAACGGGCCGGGGTGCCGGTCATGCCCCATCACGACGCCGGTGCCGTACCGGCCTACGCCTACCCGGTGCTGGTCAAGGCCGCGGCCGGCGGCGGCGGCAAGGGCATGCGGATCGTCCGCTCGGCCGACGAGCTGCCGGCTGCGATCGAGGCGGCCGGCCGCGAGGCGGCGTCGGCGTTCGGTGACGACACGCTGCTGGTGGAGGCGTACGTCGAGCACGGACGGCATGTCGAGGTCCAGGTGTTCGGTGACAGCCGCGGCCAGGTGGTCCACCTGTTCGACCGGGACTGCTCCGCCCAGCGCCGCCACCAGAAGGTGGTGGAGGAGGCACCGGCGCCGGACCTCGACCCCGAGCTCCGGCGGCAGCTGCACGAGTCGTCGGTGGCCCTGTGCCGGGAGGTCGGCTACGTGGGCGCGGGCACCGTGGAGTTCCTCGTCGCCCCGGCCGCCGACGGTACGTCCCGGGCCTACTTCCTGGAGATGAACACGCGCCTGCAGGTCGAGCACCCGGTCACCGAGGCGGTCACCGGCGTCGACCTGGTGCGCTGGCAGCTCGATGTCGCCGCCGGGTACCCGCTGGCGCTGACCCAGGACGAGATCACCGTGCGGGGTCACGCCGTGGAGGTGCGGATCTACGCGGAGGACCCGTACGCCGGGTTCCTCCCCCAGACCGGCCGGGTCGAGCAGCTCCGCTGGCCGTTGGGCGCCCGGGTCGAGGCGGACCTGGTGCCGGGGCGCGAGGTCGGCACCGCGTACGACCCGATGCTCGCCAAGCTGATCGTGAGCGGCCCCGACCGCGAGCAGGCCCGACGGCAGATGGTCCGGGCGCTCGACGACCTGGTACTGACGGGCGTGGTCACCAACACCGGTTTCCTGCGCCGCTTCGTCGCCGGTGCCGAGTTCACCGCCGGACCGGTCGACACCGGCTGGCTGGATCGTTCCGATGCGGCCGAGCTGCTGACGCGGCCCGAGGCGCCGGACGAGGTCGTGCGTGCCGCCGCCATCGCCTGGTCGGCCGGGCAGGCACGTGGCGGTGGTCCGCTGGGCACCGCCGACGGCTGGCGGGTCGGCGGACCGCCGACGGCGGCTCGGGTCGACCTGGTCGATGCCGCGGGCGACGCGCACCGCGTCGAGGTGCCCTCGGGATCGGGCACCGGTCTGCGGACCTTCGTCGGGACCGACGTCGTGGTCAGCCACGAGGCGCAGACCTGGCGCTTCGCGCGACCGGACCCGATGCGGGGCGACCGGCGAGCCGCTGCCGCCGTCGCCGACGTCACCGCGCCGATGCCCGGCACGGTGCTGGCGATCGACGTCGAGGTCGGCGACCGGGTGACCGGCGGTGCACGGGTCGCCGTGGTGGAGGCGATGAAGATGGAGATCGCGCTGACCGCCCCCTACGACGGCGTCGTTTCCCACGTGGGGTCCGAGCCCGGCCGGCAGGTCCCGCTCGGGCACGTGCTCGTGACGGTCGATCCCGATGAGTGA
- a CDS encoding CPBP family intramembrane glutamic endopeptidase — MATRYDRQARETPQYAGWKLPVAGLVLVGAYLVGSTVVLLVAAAGFAAAGRLDDLDRWFSSVDVVGIDDPALLALDLALIGIALPAVLAAVLATGPRPVGYLSSVTGRLRWRWLGSTMLLAFVVLGLAIGAWALATGTGEDGFVRAPDPVDTGMLVTLFVVITFTPIQATAEEYVFRGYLMQLIGSWTRFAAVGVVVSSVLFVLAHAYDLWGQVDVGIFAVTAAILVLRTGGLEAAISLHVANNVILFALEAIGVLSTEEMTGDYGPVDLLPTVVSSVVFIGLVELMATRQGVQRTRPPLPPPPPPRPSGHWAAAWPAAGTQWSGQSPAPWPTQWPPAPPAAPPPPSPPRIPAGAPAYPGEIADDWGVR; from the coding sequence GTGGCCACTCGTTACGACCGCCAGGCGCGGGAGACGCCCCAGTACGCCGGGTGGAAGCTGCCGGTCGCCGGGCTGGTCCTCGTGGGCGCCTACCTGGTGGGTTCGACCGTCGTGCTGCTCGTCGCGGCCGCCGGGTTCGCGGCCGCCGGACGTCTGGACGACCTCGACCGCTGGTTCTCCTCGGTCGACGTGGTCGGCATCGACGATCCCGCCCTGCTGGCCCTCGACCTGGCGCTGATCGGCATCGCGCTGCCCGCCGTGCTGGCCGCCGTGCTGGCCACGGGCCCGCGCCCCGTCGGGTACCTCAGCTCGGTCACGGGCCGGCTGCGGTGGCGGTGGCTCGGCAGCACGATGCTGCTCGCGTTCGTCGTGCTCGGACTTGCCATCGGTGCGTGGGCCCTGGCCACCGGGACCGGAGAGGACGGCTTCGTCCGGGCACCGGATCCGGTCGACACCGGCATGCTCGTGACGCTGTTCGTCGTCATCACGTTCACCCCGATCCAGGCGACGGCCGAGGAGTACGTGTTCCGTGGCTACCTGATGCAGCTGATCGGGTCCTGGACCAGGTTCGCCGCGGTCGGGGTGGTGGTGTCGTCGGTGCTGTTCGTGCTGGCCCACGCCTACGACCTCTGGGGACAGGTCGACGTGGGGATCTTCGCCGTCACCGCGGCGATCCTGGTGCTGCGCACGGGCGGCCTCGAGGCGGCGATCTCCCTGCACGTGGCGAACAACGTCATCCTGTTCGCGCTCGAGGCGATCGGGGTCCTGTCGACCGAGGAGATGACCGGCGACTACGGGCCGGTGGACCTGCTGCCCACCGTGGTGTCCTCGGTGGTGTTCATCGGCCTGGTGGAACTGATGGCGACGCGGCAGGGGGTGCAGCGGACCAGGCCGCCCCTCCCGCCGCCTCCGCCACCGCGCCCCTCGGGTCACTGGGCGGCGGCGTGGCCTGCGGCGGGGACTCAGTGGTCCGGCCAGTCGCCCGCACCGTGGCCGACGCAGTGGCCGCCCGCGCCTCCTGCCGCACCGCCGCCCCCGTCGCCTCCGCGGATCCCGGCCGGCGCCCCGGCGTACCCCGGCGAGATCGCCGACGACTGGGGCGTGCGCTGA
- a CDS encoding TetR/AcrR family transcriptional regulator produces the protein MTPRRQQILDVAAELFAARGSRGVSMHDIGTACGISGPAIYKHFAGKDELLTHTLLDISQHLLTGGRERAGDLDALIGFHIEFALTHPALIVVQEREWSQLAPEGRAAVRRLQLDYIDVWVDALRARRPELDRATARSAVQATFGLLNSTPHSARIGDSAMRELLGRMARSGLLD, from the coding sequence ATGACACCCCGCCGGCAGCAGATCCTCGACGTCGCGGCCGAGCTGTTCGCGGCCCGTGGATCGCGCGGGGTGTCGATGCACGACATCGGGACGGCGTGCGGCATCTCGGGCCCGGCGATCTACAAGCACTTCGCCGGCAAGGACGAGCTGCTGACCCACACCCTGCTCGACATCAGCCAGCACCTGCTGACCGGGGGGCGGGAGCGGGCGGGTGACCTGGACGCGCTGATCGGGTTCCACATCGAGTTCGCGTTGACGCACCCCGCGCTGATCGTGGTGCAGGAGCGGGAGTGGTCGCAGCTGGCCCCCGAGGGGCGTGCCGCCGTGCGGCGGCTGCAGCTGGACTACATCGACGTGTGGGTCGACGCGCTCCGGGCCCGGCGGCCCGAGCTGGACCGGGCCACCGCGCGATCGGCGGTGCAGGCGACGTTCGGGCTGCTCAACTCCACGCCGCACTCGGCACGCATCGGCGACTCGGCCATGCGCGAGCTGCTCGGTCGCATGGCCCGGTCCGGTCTGCTCGACTGA
- a CDS encoding EcsC family protein, translated as MGLRKSAAVTAGSKVAPQVGWSFVRSVLDMAIDGVGPLRSAADSATSRLVDAGGDVEEAVASLTRVHTGLAGAQGFVTNLGGLATTAVAVPANVAGVMLVQCHLVAGIAHLRGYDLEEPRVRNAILACMLGRDTVDVLVKQQKLPTGPMALATSPVHDPELDKRIATEVTSELISRTIGRRAITLVARRVPLVGGAVAGGSDGWATWQVGRYAADELRDRRLG; from the coding sequence ATGGGACTCAGGAAGAGCGCTGCCGTGACCGCCGGGTCGAAGGTCGCCCCGCAGGTGGGCTGGAGCTTCGTCAGGTCGGTGCTCGACATGGCGATCGACGGCGTCGGACCGCTACGGTCGGCTGCCGACTCCGCCACCAGCCGCCTGGTGGACGCCGGCGGCGACGTGGAGGAGGCCGTGGCCTCCCTGACGCGGGTGCACACCGGCCTCGCCGGGGCGCAGGGATTCGTGACGAACCTCGGCGGTCTCGCCACCACGGCGGTCGCGGTGCCGGCCAACGTGGCCGGCGTGATGCTGGTGCAGTGCCACCTGGTGGCCGGCATCGCCCACCTGCGCGGCTACGACCTCGAGGAGCCGCGGGTCCGCAACGCGATCCTGGCCTGCATGCTGGGCCGCGACACCGTCGACGTCCTGGTCAAGCAGCAGAAGCTGCCGACCGGTCCGATGGCGCTGGCGACCTCGCCGGTCCACGACCCGGAGCTGGACAAGAGGATCGCGACCGAGGTCACCTCCGAGCTGATCTCGCGGACCATCGGACGCCGGGCGATCACCCTCGTGGCCCGTCGGGTGCCGCTGGTCGGTGGCGCCGTCGCCGGAGGTTCCGACGGGTGGGCCACCTGGCAGGTCGGCCGGTACGCCGCCGACGAGCTGCGCGACCGCCGCCTGGGCTGA